Proteins encoded in a region of the Onychostoma macrolepis isolate SWU-2019 chromosome 20, ASM1243209v1, whole genome shotgun sequence genome:
- the ppil4 gene encoding peptidyl-prolyl cis-trans isomerase-like 4 has translation MAVLLETTLGDIVIDLYTEERPKASLNFLKLCKIKYYNYCLFHNVQRDFIIQTGDPTGTGRGGESVFSKLYGDQARFFESEKMPRIKHRKKGTVSMVNNGSDQHGSQFLITTGENVDYLDGVHTVFGEVTEGMDVLTKINETFVDNDFIPYQDIRINHAVILDDPFDDPAGLPVPDRSPEPTKEQLDSGRIGADEVINDNEGKDAEVLDELIKEKEAKTQAILLEMVGDLPDAEIKPPENVLFVCKLNPVTTDEDLEIIFSRFGLIKCCEIIRDWKTGESLCYAFIEFEKVEDCEKAFFKMDNVLIDDRRIHVDFSQSVSKIKWKGKGGKYTKDDFKAYEKELDNKSKLALKDSVKTKQDSRYELLLDEDEDERRKDDREKRDWKHHSDERPKDKKSKDRDESRREKDKGRQRSRSRDRERYKERERGWDKDREKEKQRDRGRERDSDHKRHRRDRSRSRSPKRSKYYS, from the exons AGAGATTTCATCATTCAGACGGGTGACCCCACCGGCACGGGGCGAGGAGGAGAGTCTGTGTTCAG TAAACTGTATGGCGATCAGGCGCGCTTTTTTGAATCTGAGAAGATGCCTAGGATCAAGCATAGAAAGAAAGGAACAGTGTCTATGGTAAACAACGGCAGCGACCAGCATGGATCTCAG TTTCTGATCACCACGGGAGAGAATGTGGATTATCTGGATGGTGTTCACACTGTGTTTGGAGAGGTCACGGAGGGTATGGACGTGCTCACTAAAATCAATGAGACCTTTGTAGACAATGACTTCATCCCCTACCAGGACATCAG GATTAATCACGCAGTGATTCTGGATGACCCGTTTGATGATCCTGCGGGCCTCCCGGTTCCAGACAGATCGCCTGAACCCACTAAAGAGCAGCTGGAC AGTGGTCGGATTGGAGCAGATGAGGTGATAAACGATAACGAGGGGAAGGATGCTGAGGTGCTGGATGAACTCATAAAGGAAAAGGAAGCAAAGACACAAGCCATTTTACTGGAGATG GTGGGTGATCTGCCAGATGCAGAAATTAAACCTCCAGAGAACGTGCTGTTTGTCTGTAAACTGAACCCTGTTACCACAGATGAAGATCTAGAGATCATCTTCTCACGTTTTGGCCTCATTAAATG TTGTGAGATCATCCGAGACTGGAAAACAGGAGAATCTTTGTGCTATGCATTTATCGAGTTTGAAAAG GTGGAGGACTGTGAAAAAGCGTTCTTCAAAATGGACAATGTCCTGATAGATGACCGTCGCATTCACGTGGACTTCAGCCAGTCGGTGTCTAAGATAAAATGGAAAGGCAAAG GTGGGAAATACACTAAAGATGATTTTAAGGCCTACGAGAAAGAACTGGACAACAAATCCAAACTGGCTTTGAAAGACAGTGTCAAGACCAAGCAGGA CTCCCGTTATGAGCTTCTCTTAGATGAAGATGAGGATGAAAGAAGGAAGGACGACAGAGAGAAAAGAGACTGGAAACATCATTCAGACGAGAGGCCCAAGGACAAAAAATCAAAG GATCGTGATGAGAGTCGGAGAGAAAAGGATAAAGGCAGACAGCGTTCACGTtcaagagacagagagagatacaAGGAGCGCGAGAGGGGCTGGGACAAGGATAGAGAGAAGGAGAAACAGAGAGAccgaggcagagagagagacagcgatCACAAACGCCACAGACGAGATCGCAGCCGCAGTCGAAGCCCTAAGAGGTCGAAGTATTACAGCTGA